A genomic stretch from Mastacembelus armatus chromosome 12, fMasArm1.2, whole genome shotgun sequence includes:
- the c21h18orf32 gene encoding UPF0729 protein C18orf32 homolog, which produces MVCIPCIVIPVLLWVYKRFLEPIIYPFISPIINTFWTKKAVQESGSSDQKVNEKSNGTHQPGSNGVATANGSTIAEDKKTD; this is translated from the exons ATGGTGTGCATTCCCTGTATTGTGATTCCCGTCCTGTTGTGGGTCTACAAGAGGTTCCTGGAGCCCATCATCTATCCCTTCATTTCACCGATTATTAATACATTCTGGACCAAAAAAGCCGTCCAAGAGAGTGGCAGTAGTGACCAAAAAGTTAATGAAAAGAGTAATGGCACTCACCAG CCTGGAAGCAACGGAGTGGCCACTGCCAATGGATCTACTATAGCGGAAGATAAGAAGACAGATTGA
- the rad1 gene encoding cell cycle checkpoint protein RAD1: MPLSTQSQTDDEQYILVASLDNAHNLSNILKAITFKDHAIFSATPNGLKVTVEDSKCLQANAFIQAEIFQEYTIQEDLVGFQVNLTVLLDCLNIFGGSTVPGVLTALRMCYRGYGYPLTLFLEEGGVVTVCKINTQEPEEPIDFEFCSANVTNKVILQSDSLKETFSELDMTSEVLQITMSPSQPYFRLSTFGNAGNAHYDYPKDSDMMELFQCTKTQISRYKMSLLKPSTKALALSCKVSVRIDSRGFLSLQYLVRNDDGQICFVEYYCCPDEELEE; the protein is encoded by the exons ATGCCCCTATCCACCCAGTCTCAGACGGATGATGAACAGTACATTTTAGTGGCCAGTTTGGATAATGCTCACAATCTCTCCAACATACTGAAAGCTATCACCTTCAAAGACCATGCCATTTTCAGCGCGACACCCAACGGGCTGAAGGTCACAGTGGAGGACTCTAAGTGTCTGCAGGCCAATGCCTTCATCCAG GCTGAGATCTTTCAAGAGTACACCATACAGGAAGACTTGGTGGGTTTTCAGGTcaatctgactgttctgttggACTGTCTCAATATCTTTGGAGGAAGCACAGTACCAG GAGTACTAACAGCCTTGCGGATGTGCTACAGGGGGTATGGTTACCCTCTGACCTTGTTTCTGGAGGAGGGTGGTGTAGTGACTGTTTGCAAGATCAACACACAAGAACCAGAAGAACCAATTGACTTTGAGTTCTGCAGCGCCAATGTTACAAACAAG GTGATCCTGCAGTCGGACAGTCTGAAGGAAACCTTCTCTGAGCTGGATATGACAAGCGAGGTGCTACAGATCACCATGTCACCCAGCCAGCCGTACTTCAG GTTGTCAACATTTGGGAATGCTGGAAATGCTCATTATGATTATCCCAAAGATTCAGACATGATGGAGCTGTTTCAGTGCACCAAGACGCAAATCAGCAG GTACAAGATGTCTCTTCTGAAGCCGTCAACCAAAGCTCTGGCTTTGTCCTGTAAAGTCTCTGTGAGGATAGACAGCAGGGGTTTCCTCTCTCTGCAGTACCTAGTCAGGAATGACGATGGACAGATCTGTTTCGTAGAATACTACTGTTGTCCTGACGAGGAATTGGAGGAATGA
- the bxdc2 gene encoding ribosome biogenesis protein BRX1 homolog — protein MSAPKRKRGGQAHVEKKAKKVKFVRGEDEAPNEAEEENKNEVTIPPPVSLGKWTNKERVLIFSSRGINFRTRHLMQDLRTMMPHSKADTKMDRKDKLFVINEVCEIKNCNKCLFFEAKKKQDLYMWISNSPHGPSAKFLVQNIHTLAELKMTGNCLKGSRPLLSFDPKFDMEPQYSLLKELFIQTFSTPRYHPRSQPFVDHVFTFTIADDRIWFRNYQIMEEDASLVEIGPRFVLNLIKIFQGSFGGPTLYENPHFQSPNMHRREIRLAAAARVREKQMVKDMQKMKRTEAKQDFVKDVTADVFQTPAEEKPVHIETEAPEPKVVKKNKHKAFKRQRMQQKARR, from the exons ATGTCGGCGCCGAAGAGAAAACGTGGAGGACAGGCTCATGTTgagaaaaaggcaaagaaagtAAAGTTTGTAAGAGGCGAGGACGAAGCACCGAATGAAGCcgaagaggaaaataaaaatgaagtcaCAATCCCACCACCGGTCTCGCTG GGCAAATGGACCAACAAGGAGAGGGTCCTCATTTTCTCCTCAAGAGGCATCAACTTTAGAACCAGACACTTGATGCAAGACTTGAGGACCATGATGCCTCATTCAAAAGCAG ATACAAAAATGGACCGAAAAGACAAATTGTTTGTTATTAATGag GTGTGTGAAATCAAAAACTGCAACAAATGCCTGTTTTTTGAGGCTAAGAAGAAGCAGGACCTATATATGTG GATTTCAAACAGCCCTCATGGACCTTCTGCAAAGTTTTTAGTTCAGAACA TTCATACGCTGGCTGAACTAAAAATGACAGGAAACTGTCTCAAAGGATCCAGGCCACTGCTATCGTTCGATCCC AAATTTGACATGGAGCCCCAGTATTCTTTACTGAAAGAGCTCTTTATCCAG ACATTCTCCACTCCTCGCTACCACCCCAGGAGTCAGCCTTTTGTGGACCATGTCTTCACTTTCACCATCGCAGACGACAGGATATGGTTTAGAAACTACCAG ATTATGGAGGAGGATGCCTCTCTGGTGGAGATCGGACCTCGTTTTGTTCTCAACCTGATTAAGATCTTTCAGGGGAGCTTTGGAGGACCTACACTCTATGAAAACCCACACTTCCAGTCTCCTAACATG CATCGGAGAGAGATCCGgctggcagcagcagccagagtaCGTGAGAAGCAAATGGTAAAAGATatgcagaaaatgaagaggACTGAAGCAAAGCAGGATTTTGTCAAAGACGTTACAGCTGATGTCTTTCAAACACCAGCTGAGGAGAAACCTGTTCACATTGAGACAGAAGCACCTGAGCCAAAAGTAGTGaagaagaacaaacacaaagcttTCAAAAGGCAAAGGATGCAGCAAAAAGCACGCAGGTAA
- the dnajc21 gene encoding dnaJ homolog subfamily C member 21 isoform X1, translating to MKCHYEVLGVKRDAGDEDLKKAYRKLALKWHPDKNLDNAEEAAEQFKLIQAAYDVLSDPQERAWYDNHREALLKGGLSGDYEDDSIDLLQYFTVTCYSGYGDDEQGFFTVYRNLFESIVKEEMEHSRLDDEEEEEFPTFGDSQSDYDTVVHVFYGYWQSFCSRKNFAWKEEYDTRQASNRWEKRAMEKENKKVRDKARKERNELVRQLVAFVRKRDRRVQAHRKLVEEQNAEKIKKAEELRWKQKLSQAKLAEEYKEQSWAAMSELEKELQQIEAQYGEEFGDTSLSEEEVQDMDPQENNDDGGDADQPDGDELTDDYYDDLYCPACDKSFKSDKAMKNHEKSKKHREMVALLRQQLEAEEDLLGLNQDKKEGKEEANEPEEEEEEEEEEEEEEEEEEEKKEKLRQKLSKKQKRKKKQQKVVHSAPQEEEDNPTLDTCENDAPDKSANPTEPEKQENLPPTEVKSSCGKTKGKKGGGKDKPKNVKSNRGGEPFAEKEVNLCCVTCNNEFATRNKLFDHLKTSGHATALSSNAPHSSMSKSKKDKKKNR from the exons ATGAAGTGTCACTATGAAGTGTTGGGTGTGAAACGCGACGCAGGAGATGAGGATCTGAAGAAAGCCTATCGTAAATTAGCATTGAAATGGCATCCAG ATAAAAACTTGGACAATGCTGAGGAGGCAGCGGAGCAGTTCAAACTGATTCAAGCAGCTTATGATGTCCTGAGTGATCCACAGGAGAGAGCTTG GTATGACAATCACAGGGAGGCTCTGCTGAAAGGAGGACTGAGTGGAGATTATGAAGATGACAGCATTGACCTGCTGCAGTACTTCACGGTTACCTGCTACTCCGGTTATGGAGACGATGAGCAG GGCTTCTTTACAGTTTACAGGAATCTGTTTGAGTCCATTGTTAAGGAGGAGATGGAACACAGTAGGCTGGacgatgaggaagaggaggagtttCCAACCTTTGGAGACTCTCAAAGTGATTATGATACT GTCGTGCACGTGTTCTATGGCTACTGGCAGAGCTTCTGCTCTCGTAAAAACTTTGCCTGGAAGGAGGAGTATGACACTAGGCAGGCCTCCAACCGCTGGGAGAAAAGGGCcatggagaaagaaaacaagaaggtCAGAGACAAGGCGCGCAAGGAGCGTAACGAGCTGGTGCGACAGCTCGTGGCTTTTGTCCGCAAACGTGACCGACGTGTGCAGGCCCACAGGAAGCTGGTGGAGGAACAGAATGCTGAGAAGATCAAGAAGGCAGAGGAGCTGAGATGGAAGCAGAAGCTCAGCCAGGCCAA ATTGGCAGAGGAGTATAAGGAGCAGAGCTGGGCGGCCATGTCTGAACTTgagaaggagctgcagcagataGAGGCTCAGTATGGAGAGGAGTTTGGAGATACATCGCTAAGCGAGGAAGAAGTGCAGGATATGGATCCTCAGGAGAACAATGATGATGGAGGAG ATGCAGACCAACCTGATGGAGATGAACTTACAGACGACTATTATGACGATCTCTACTGCCCAGCCTGTGACAAATCATTCAAATCAGATAAAGC AATGAAAAACCATGAAAAATCCAAAAAGCACCGGGAGATGGTGGCATTGCTACGGCAACAACTGGAGGCAGAAGAGGATTTGCTTGGTTTGAACCAGGACaaaaaggagggaaaagagGAGGCAAATGAGccggaggaggaagaggaggaggaggaggaggaagaagaagaagaagaagaagaagaagaaaaaaaagaaaagctgaggCAGAA ACTGTCTAAaaagcaaaagaggaaaaagaaacagcagaaagtAGTACAT AGTGCtccacaggaggaggaggacaaccCAACGCTGGACACCTGCGAGAATGATGCCCCTGATAAGTCAGCAAATCCTACAGAGCCTGAGAAGCAGGAAAATCTCCCTCCCACAGAAGTCAAGAG CAGCTGTGggaagacaaaaggaaaaaagggggGAGGAAAAGACAAACCAAAGAATGTCAAGTCAAACAGGGGAGGAGAACCATTTGCtgag AAGGAAGTAAACCTTTGCTGTGTGACCTGTAACAATGAGTTCGCCACAAGAAACAAGTTGTTTGACCATCTGAAGACCAGTGGTCATGCCACGGCTCTTTCTTCAAATGCTCCTCACAGTTCTATGAGCAAGAgcaaaaaagacaagaagaagaacagataA
- the dnajc21 gene encoding dnaJ homolog subfamily C member 21 isoform X2, translating to MKCHYEVLGVKRDAGDEDLKKAYRKLALKWHPDKNLDNAEEAAEQFKLIQAAYDVLSDPQERAWYDNHREALLKGGLSGDYEDDSIDLLQYFTVTCYSGYGDDEQGFFTVYRNLFESIVKEEMEHSRLDDEEEEEFPTFGDSQSDYDTVVHVFYGYWQSFCSRKNFAWKEEYDTRQASNRWEKRAMEKENKKVRDKARKERNELVRQLVAFVRKRDRRVQAHRKLVEEQNAEKIKKAEELRWKQKLSQAKLAEEYKEQSWAAMSELEKELQQIEAQYGEEFGDTSLSEEEVQDMDPQENNDDGGDADQPDGDELTDDYYDDLYCPACDKSFKSDKAMKNHEKSKKHREMVALLRQQLEAEEDLLGLNQDKKEGKEEANEPEEEEEEEEEEEEEEEEEEEKKEKLRQKLSKKQKRKKKQQKVVHSAPQEEEDNPTLDTCENDAPDKSANPTEPEKQENLPPTEVKSCGKTKGKKGGGKDKPKNVKSNRGGEPFAEKEVNLCCVTCNNEFATRNKLFDHLKTSGHATALSSNAPHSSMSKSKKDKKKNR from the exons ATGAAGTGTCACTATGAAGTGTTGGGTGTGAAACGCGACGCAGGAGATGAGGATCTGAAGAAAGCCTATCGTAAATTAGCATTGAAATGGCATCCAG ATAAAAACTTGGACAATGCTGAGGAGGCAGCGGAGCAGTTCAAACTGATTCAAGCAGCTTATGATGTCCTGAGTGATCCACAGGAGAGAGCTTG GTATGACAATCACAGGGAGGCTCTGCTGAAAGGAGGACTGAGTGGAGATTATGAAGATGACAGCATTGACCTGCTGCAGTACTTCACGGTTACCTGCTACTCCGGTTATGGAGACGATGAGCAG GGCTTCTTTACAGTTTACAGGAATCTGTTTGAGTCCATTGTTAAGGAGGAGATGGAACACAGTAGGCTGGacgatgaggaagaggaggagtttCCAACCTTTGGAGACTCTCAAAGTGATTATGATACT GTCGTGCACGTGTTCTATGGCTACTGGCAGAGCTTCTGCTCTCGTAAAAACTTTGCCTGGAAGGAGGAGTATGACACTAGGCAGGCCTCCAACCGCTGGGAGAAAAGGGCcatggagaaagaaaacaagaaggtCAGAGACAAGGCGCGCAAGGAGCGTAACGAGCTGGTGCGACAGCTCGTGGCTTTTGTCCGCAAACGTGACCGACGTGTGCAGGCCCACAGGAAGCTGGTGGAGGAACAGAATGCTGAGAAGATCAAGAAGGCAGAGGAGCTGAGATGGAAGCAGAAGCTCAGCCAGGCCAA ATTGGCAGAGGAGTATAAGGAGCAGAGCTGGGCGGCCATGTCTGAACTTgagaaggagctgcagcagataGAGGCTCAGTATGGAGAGGAGTTTGGAGATACATCGCTAAGCGAGGAAGAAGTGCAGGATATGGATCCTCAGGAGAACAATGATGATGGAGGAG ATGCAGACCAACCTGATGGAGATGAACTTACAGACGACTATTATGACGATCTCTACTGCCCAGCCTGTGACAAATCATTCAAATCAGATAAAGC AATGAAAAACCATGAAAAATCCAAAAAGCACCGGGAGATGGTGGCATTGCTACGGCAACAACTGGAGGCAGAAGAGGATTTGCTTGGTTTGAACCAGGACaaaaaggagggaaaagagGAGGCAAATGAGccggaggaggaagaggaggaggaggaggaggaagaagaagaagaagaagaagaagaagaaaaaaaagaaaagctgaggCAGAA ACTGTCTAAaaagcaaaagaggaaaaagaaacagcagaaagtAGTACAT AGTGCtccacaggaggaggaggacaaccCAACGCTGGACACCTGCGAGAATGATGCCCCTGATAAGTCAGCAAATCCTACAGAGCCTGAGAAGCAGGAAAATCTCCCTCCCACAGAAGTCAAGAG CTGTGggaagacaaaaggaaaaaagggggGAGGAAAAGACAAACCAAAGAATGTCAAGTCAAACAGGGGAGGAGAACCATTTGCtgag AAGGAAGTAAACCTTTGCTGTGTGACCTGTAACAATGAGTTCGCCACAAGAAACAAGTTGTTTGACCATCTGAAGACCAGTGGTCATGCCACGGCTCTTTCTTCAAATGCTCCTCACAGTTCTATGAGCAAGAgcaaaaaagacaagaagaagaacagataA